A region of the Cyanobium usitatum str. Tous genome:
CTGCCAGCCGCCTTTCATTGCCATGCCGAACCCTGCACCTCTGAAGCGGAGTCTGATCGGCGACCGCTGCAATCATGCGCATCACCAGTAAGGGCCAGGTCACGATCCCCCAGCCGATCCGCGAGCAGTGCGGGCTGCTGCTGCTACTGGTGAAACAGGATCCACCCAGCTCTCCTTGGCCCTCGATGCCGGCCTGGTGCTGATCAACGCCAAGGCGGCTTCACCATTAGGCCTGTGCAAGAAACGAAAATGACACTGCGGCGCAACGACAGACACTCGAATGCAGCCACGAAAGAGGATGTTGAGCTGCAGATATTATAAATCTGATGGGCAAGTGTCACCAATGAGTGTCAATTGAATTCGATCGGCAAGCGGGAGAGGCTTTGGGTGCTTGGACCAAGGATTCAGGAAATTGAATCAGTGGTTATCACCAGGAATTAGCGGGAGCCCTCAGTGTCCCATGAAAATTATCCTGTGTGACAGTATATTGTATTCGCAACTAAATTACCTCCGCCCGCCGAGCATTCCTGTCGGTTTGTCCAATGAAAAATCGCCTTGTTCTGGCTATTGGGGCATTTGTGCTACTCAATCTGGGCACGCTTGCGTTCAGCTATGTCATCGCCCGACAGGTTGAAAGGGATGCAGTTGCGATTAATCTGGCCGGCCGTCAGCGGATGCTGTCGCAACGCATCACAAAGGCTGCACTGCTTGCAACCAGTCCAACCCGCAGTGAATCCCAACGATCGGAATCTGCTGCCGAGGTGAATCAGGCTTACCTGACATTTCACCGCACCCTTTCTGCCTTTGCCGAAGGTGGCGAAACGGAAGGTGGGAATGGCCAACCGGTTCAACTTGAAGCGGTTCAGGGGAAGGCAGCCCTGCTGGTTCGTAATGTGCACGGATTATTTGTCTATTGGCAGAAGGCCCCATCCGACTACGCGGAATTGGAAAAGTTTTCGCAGTTCATGGTTGAACGTAACGGAGAGATTCTGGATGCCATGAACCGGTTCACCAGCGAGCTTGAGCAGGAGTCCGTCTTCTCCGTCACACGCCTGCGAATCGCTCAAACATTGGCCTTCTTGCTCTCCCTTGGAAATTTCTTTTTTA
Encoded here:
- a CDS encoding diguanylate cyclase domain-containing protein, yielding MKNRLVLAIGAFVLLNLGTLAFSYVIARQVERDAVAINLAGRQRMLSQRITKAALLATSPTRSESQRSESAAEVNQAYLTFHRTLSAFAEGGETEGGNGQPVQLEAVQGKAALLVRNVHGLFVYWQKAPSDYAELEKFSQFMVERNGEILDAMNRFTSELEQESVFSVTRLRIAQTLAFLLSLGNFFFILNIMHRARLDAERASVTDALTGLLNRGGFYRELDEALERCATVNTPLGVMLLDLNGFKVVNDNYGHSAGDDVLREVARRLTNLHARGWICGRLGGDEFAVICPGLDADSLAAAAKYLSGILSGVPGGGMIISASVGWASVKAQQTADEVIAVADAMMYSIKDEHNVIGSHRSKQR